A stretch of Microbulbifer sp. SAOS-129_SWC DNA encodes these proteins:
- the topA gene encoding type I DNA topoisomerase, whose protein sequence is MGKSLVIVESPAKAKTINKYLGKDFVVKSSVGHIRDLPTGGGNKQPVDPKERARRAAETRKLSPEDKAIYKRKKNREQLIKRMGIDPDHDWAANYEILPGKEKVVSELRKLAANADTIYLATDLDREGEAIAWHLREAIGGDDGRYRRVVFNEITKSAIQEAFKAPGPLNINRVNAQQARRFLDRIVGYMVSPLLWEKVARGLSAGRVQSVAVRLVVEREREIRAFIPEEYWTLFADTATAAANPLRLEVKKQAGEAFRPTNETQASVAVQALQGSDYVVSARDDKPTSSKPSAPFITSTLQQAASNRLGFSVKKTMMLAQRLYEAGHITYMRTDSTNLSNEAVETVREFIGESYGDKYLPESPNSYSSKEGAQEAHEAIRPSDVRVQPNMLSGVERDAERLYNLIWQQFVACQMTPAQFTSTSVVVTAGDYELRARGRVIRFDGFLKVAPPSSKKDEDMVLPDVKVGEKLALKKLDPKQHFTKPPARYSEAALVKELEKRGIGRPSTYASIISTIQDRGYVRLENRRFYAEKMGDIVTDRLSESFTNLMDYGFTANLEESLDSVADGDKGWKQLLDEFYRDFSGRLEKAQDTDGGMRRNAPTDTDIECSKCGRHMQIRTGSTGVFLGCSGYALPPKERCTNTMNLVSGDEAVDADTDEEAESRLLREKRRCPKCGTAMDSYLLDEHRKLHICGNNPDCNGYEVEKGTFKIKGYDGPVIECDKCGADMQLKSGRFGKYFGCTSEDCKNTRKLLKNGQPAPPKMDPVPMPELPCQKVDDHYILRDGASGLFLAASQFPKNRETRAPLVKEILPHKSEIDPKYSFLFSAPAEDDQGRDTVIRFSRKTQEQYVQSEEEGKATGWRAFYRDGKWQIEAGSKSAGAKRKPARKKAAKTAK, encoded by the coding sequence ATGGGTAAATCACTGGTCATTGTCGAATCGCCGGCCAAAGCCAAAACTATCAACAAGTATCTCGGCAAGGACTTCGTCGTGAAGTCCAGCGTCGGCCATATTCGCGATTTGCCCACCGGCGGCGGCAACAAGCAGCCGGTCGATCCGAAGGAGCGTGCGCGCCGCGCCGCGGAAACGCGCAAGCTGTCCCCGGAAGACAAGGCGATCTACAAGCGCAAGAAAAACCGCGAGCAGCTGATCAAGCGCATGGGGATCGACCCGGATCACGACTGGGCCGCGAACTATGAAATCCTGCCGGGCAAGGAAAAGGTCGTCAGTGAGTTGCGCAAGCTGGCCGCCAATGCCGACACCATCTACCTCGCGACGGACTTGGATCGCGAGGGGGAGGCGATCGCCTGGCACCTGCGCGAGGCCATTGGCGGCGACGACGGCCGCTACCGCCGCGTGGTGTTCAACGAGATTACCAAGTCGGCGATCCAGGAGGCCTTCAAGGCCCCGGGCCCGCTGAATATCAATCGCGTCAACGCGCAGCAGGCACGTCGTTTCCTCGATCGTATTGTCGGCTACATGGTGTCGCCGCTGCTGTGGGAGAAGGTCGCGCGCGGATTGTCCGCCGGCCGCGTGCAGTCGGTAGCCGTGCGCCTGGTGGTGGAGCGCGAGCGCGAGATCCGCGCGTTTATTCCCGAAGAGTACTGGACGCTGTTTGCGGATACGGCCACCGCCGCCGCCAACCCGCTGCGCCTCGAAGTGAAAAAGCAGGCCGGTGAGGCCTTCCGCCCGACCAACGAAACGCAGGCCAGCGTCGCCGTGCAGGCGCTGCAGGGCAGCGATTATGTGGTCAGCGCACGCGACGACAAGCCCACCAGCTCCAAGCCCTCGGCGCCGTTCATTACCTCGACCCTGCAGCAGGCGGCGAGTAACCGCCTCGGTTTCAGCGTCAAGAAAACCATGATGCTGGCCCAGCGCCTCTACGAAGCCGGCCACATCACCTATATGCGGACGGATTCCACCAACCTCAGTAACGAGGCGGTGGAAACCGTGCGGGAATTTATCGGCGAGAGTTACGGCGATAAATACCTGCCGGAAAGCCCCAACAGCTACTCGAGCAAAGAGGGCGCGCAGGAGGCACACGAGGCGATCCGCCCGTCGGATGTGCGCGTCCAGCCGAACATGCTGTCCGGCGTCGAGCGCGACGCGGAGCGGCTGTACAACCTGATCTGGCAGCAGTTCGTTGCCTGCCAGATGACGCCGGCCCAGTTCACCTCCACGTCGGTGGTGGTCACCGCCGGTGATTACGAACTGCGCGCCCGCGGCCGTGTGATCCGTTTCGACGGTTTCCTGAAAGTGGCACCGCCGTCCAGTAAAAAAGACGAGGATATGGTGCTGCCGGATGTCAAAGTCGGCGAAAAACTGGCACTGAAAAAGCTCGATCCGAAACAGCACTTCACCAAGCCGCCGGCTCGCTACAGCGAGGCGGCGCTGGTGAAGGAACTGGAAAAGCGCGGTATCGGCCGCCCGTCGACCTACGCGTCGATTATTTCCACGATCCAGGATCGCGGCTACGTTCGGCTGGAAAACCGCCGTTTCTACGCGGAAAAGATGGGCGATATCGTCACCGATCGCCTGAGCGAAAGCTTCACCAACCTGATGGACTACGGCTTTACCGCCAACCTCGAGGAGTCGCTGGACTCGGTCGCCGACGGCGACAAGGGCTGGAAGCAGCTGCTCGACGAGTTCTATCGCGACTTCTCCGGACGTTTGGAAAAAGCCCAGGACACCGACGGCGGTATGCGCCGCAACGCGCCCACCGATACCGATATCGAGTGCAGCAAGTGCGGTCGCCATATGCAGATTCGCACCGGCTCCACCGGGGTGTTCCTCGGTTGTTCCGGCTACGCGCTGCCGCCCAAGGAGCGCTGCACCAACACCATGAACCTGGTGTCGGGTGATGAAGCGGTGGATGCCGATACCGACGAAGAGGCGGAATCCCGCCTGCTGCGCGAGAAGCGTCGTTGCCCCAAATGCGGCACCGCGATGGACAGCTACCTGCTGGACGAGCACCGCAAGCTGCACATCTGCGGCAACAACCCGGACTGCAATGGCTACGAGGTGGAGAAGGGCACCTTCAAGATCAAGGGCTACGACGGTCCGGTGATCGAGTGCGACAAGTGTGGCGCAGACATGCAGCTGAAGTCCGGCCGCTTCGGCAAGTATTTCGGCTGCACCAGCGAAGACTGCAAGAACACCCGCAAGCTGCTCAAGAACGGCCAGCCAGCGCCGCCGAAAATGGATCCGGTTCCGATGCCGGAACTGCCGTGCCAGAAAGTGGATGACCACTACATTCTGCGCGACGGTGCCTCGGGCCTGTTCCTGGCCGCCAGCCAGTTCCCCAAGAACCGCGAGACCCGTGCGCCGCTGGTCAAGGAAATCCTGCCGCACAAGAGCGAGATAGACCCGAAGTACAGCTTCCTGTTCAGCGCGCCCGCCGAGGACGACCAGGGGCGCGATACGGTGATCCGCTTCAGCCGCAAGACCCAGGAGCAGTACGTGCAGTCCGAGGAAGAGGGCAAAGCCACCGGCTGGCGCGCCTTTTACCGCGATGGCAAATGGCAGATTGAAGCCGGCAGCAAGTCCGCCGGTGCCAAGCGCAAGCCGGCGCGCAAGAAGGCGGCGAAGACGGCCAAATGA
- a CDS encoding DUF6586 family protein, with amino-acid sequence MSNPYTGTVASALRKAELLLAAGGDTALQRAAQQEAAVLQLWRAYRAFLAELAYLLQLGQGVEPESPQALDERARSQGKYCAAAVEMCELDRGDGWLAQLQSAWVALWRFAGESPRGGSAAQLIPLQDLSVAAELSDSQLREWHRALVELVQRHRAQAQEF; translated from the coding sequence ATGAGCAATCCGTATACCGGCACCGTCGCCTCGGCACTGCGCAAAGCGGAGCTGCTGCTGGCGGCGGGCGGTGATACGGCGCTGCAGCGTGCAGCGCAGCAGGAGGCCGCGGTGCTGCAGCTGTGGCGCGCCTACCGGGCGTTTCTGGCCGAACTGGCGTATCTCTTGCAGCTGGGGCAGGGGGTCGAGCCGGAATCGCCCCAGGCCCTGGACGAGCGCGCCCGCAGCCAGGGCAAATACTGTGCCGCCGCGGTGGAAATGTGCGAGCTGGATCGCGGTGACGGCTGGCTCGCGCAGCTACAGTCGGCCTGGGTGGCGCTGTGGCGCTTTGCCGGTGAGTCCCCCCGAGGGGGCAGCGCCGCGCAGTTGATCCCGCTGCAGGATCTGTCGGTCGCGGCGGAGCTCAGTGATTCGCAGCTGCGCGAATGGCACCGCGCGCTGGTGGAGCTGGTGCAACGCCACCGCGCGCAGGCGCAGGAATTCTGA
- the lexA gene encoding transcriptional repressor LexA gives MTNLTARQTQVLELIKSYIDETGYPPTRAEIAHELGFRSPNAAEEHLKALARKGAIEMVAGASRGIRIPDYQPGLPIVGRVAAGNPILAEENIEDYCELPSNFFHPPADYLLRVHGMSMRDAGILDGDLLAVQKSDQARNGQIVVARIEDEVTVKRFRRKGNQATVQLLPENEDFDVIQVDMRDKHFSIEGLAVGVIRQHP, from the coding sequence ATGACCAACCTCACCGCCCGCCAGACTCAGGTTCTCGAACTGATCAAGTCCTATATCGACGAAACCGGCTATCCGCCCACCCGTGCGGAAATTGCCCACGAGCTGGGCTTCCGCTCCCCCAACGCGGCGGAGGAGCACCTCAAGGCGCTGGCGCGCAAGGGTGCGATCGAAATGGTGGCGGGCGCCTCCCGCGGTATCCGCATCCCCGACTACCAGCCCGGACTGCCGATCGTCGGCCGCGTGGCCGCCGGCAACCCCATCCTGGCGGAAGAAAATATCGAGGATTACTGCGAGCTGCCGTCAAACTTTTTTCACCCGCCGGCAGACTACCTGCTGCGGGTACACGGCATGAGCATGCGCGACGCCGGCATACTCGACGGCGACCTGCTGGCAGTACAGAAATCCGATCAGGCGCGCAACGGCCAGATCGTGGTGGCGCGTATCGAAGACGAAGTGACCGTGAAACGCTTCCGCCGCAAAGGCAACCAGGCCACGGTACAGCTACTGCCGGAAAACGAGGATTTCGACGTGATTCAGGTGGATATGCGGGACAAGCACTTCTCGATCGAAGGGCTGGCCGTGGGCGTGATTCGCCAGCACCCCTGA
- a CDS encoding TIGR00730 family Rossman fold protein has protein sequence MLDAKMPEAWRVLRIQSELVDGIERLIALSGAVTVFGSARFAEDTPEYQQALRLGELLATEGIPVITGGGPGLMEACNRGAYPQPGSSIGLNIELPFEQHANPYQDIGLHFRYFFVRKFMFVKHAVGFVGLPGGYGTLDELFEALTLVQTQKVRRFPIVLVGRRYWSGLHDWLVETVLERACIDAADLDLFRIVDSVDEAADIIIEFIRSRE, from the coding sequence ATGCTCGATGCCAAAATGCCCGAAGCCTGGCGCGTACTGCGAATCCAATCCGAACTGGTCGACGGAATCGAGCGGCTGATCGCGCTGAGTGGCGCCGTGACGGTATTCGGCAGCGCGCGTTTTGCCGAAGATACGCCCGAGTACCAGCAGGCCCTGCGTCTGGGCGAGCTGCTGGCCACGGAGGGAATTCCGGTCATTACCGGCGGCGGGCCCGGCCTGATGGAGGCCTGCAATCGCGGCGCCTATCCACAGCCCGGTTCTTCCATCGGGCTCAATATCGAGCTGCCGTTCGAGCAGCACGCCAATCCTTATCAGGATATCGGCCTGCATTTTCGCTATTTCTTCGTGCGCAAGTTCATGTTCGTGAAGCACGCGGTGGGATTTGTCGGTCTGCCCGGTGGCTACGGCACGCTGGATGAATTGTTCGAAGCGCTGACACTGGTGCAGACACAGAAAGTGCGGCGCTTTCCCATCGTTCTGGTGGGCAGGCGCTACTGGTCGGGTTTACACGACTGGCTGGTGGAAACGGTACTCGAGCGGGCGTGTATCGATGCGGCCGACCTGGATCTGTTTCGCATCGTCGACAGCGTCGACGAAGCCGCTGATATCATCATCGAGTTTATTCGTTCGCGGGAGTAG
- a CDS encoding TetR/AcrR family transcriptional regulator — MSQTDTVSRILDAAEVLFAERGFTETSLRTITSTAGVNLAAVNYHFGSKKELIQAVFERFLTPFTEALAATLDQRAAARERLTVDELLESLFRVGLGSLAAQGRDPQRFMRLLGLAYTQYQGHLRRFIVSRYGDSYRRFAGLLAQALPGLDPVTFYWRLYFMLGATIFTLSSFDAIEAILREDFGAESSLPETLERLVPAAAAMLKVNAE; from the coding sequence ATGAGCCAGACGGATACCGTCAGCCGGATTCTGGATGCAGCGGAAGTACTGTTTGCCGAGCGCGGGTTTACCGAGACGTCCCTGCGCACCATTACCAGTACTGCCGGCGTAAATCTCGCCGCGGTAAACTATCATTTTGGTTCCAAAAAAGAGCTGATCCAGGCGGTGTTCGAACGCTTCCTGACGCCCTTTACCGAGGCGCTGGCGGCGACCCTGGACCAGCGCGCGGCAGCCCGGGAACGCTTGACCGTGGACGAGCTGCTCGAGAGCCTCTTCCGGGTCGGCCTGGGCAGCCTGGCGGCGCAGGGGCGCGACCCGCAGCGCTTCATGCGCCTGCTGGGGCTGGCCTATACCCAGTACCAGGGGCACCTGCGCCGTTTTATCGTGTCTCGCTATGGCGACAGCTACCGGCGCTTTGCCGGGTTGCTGGCCCAGGCACTGCCGGGGCTGGATCCGGTGACCTTTTACTGGCGCCTCTACTTTATGCTCGGTGCGACCATTTTTACCCTGTCGAGCTTCGACGCCATCGAGGCTATCCTGAGGGAGGATTTCGGTGCCGAGAGCAGCCTGCCGGAAACGCTTGAGCGCCTGGTGCCCGCAGCAGCGGCGATGCTGAAAGTGAATGCGGAATGA
- the nagZ gene encoding beta-N-acetylhexosaminidase, whose translation MLGPLMIDVEGLELTAEDRELLRHPLVGGLILFARNYRDRPQLQQLVEAIRAERPEILVAVDQEGGRVQRFREQFTRLPSMQALSAHADAEQLRDVGWLLAAELLALGIDFSFAPVLDADDRHCRIVGDRSFCPDPAGVTERVRPFVAGMHEAGMATTGKHFPGHGHVLEDSHEELPEDERSLDEVMASDALPFTEMIGAGELDAVMPAHIRFVHVDSQPVGFSPFWLQWILREQLGFDGVIFSDDLSMEGAGAAGGYAARIRAALDAGCDMGLVCNNRAGALEALAELEGMQPSAESARRLQRMRGHAGIASWAELESTERWQKTRAWLASWM comes from the coding sequence ATGCTCGGCCCATTGATGATCGATGTCGAAGGCCTGGAACTGACCGCGGAGGACCGCGAGCTGCTGCGCCATCCGCTGGTGGGTGGTCTGATCCTGTTTGCACGCAACTACCGCGACCGCCCGCAACTGCAGCAGCTGGTGGAGGCGATTCGCGCCGAGCGCCCGGAGATTCTGGTGGCCGTGGACCAGGAGGGGGGCAGGGTGCAGCGCTTTCGCGAGCAGTTTACCCGGTTGCCGTCGATGCAGGCCCTGAGTGCGCACGCCGATGCCGAACAGCTGCGCGATGTGGGCTGGTTGCTGGCCGCGGAACTGCTGGCGCTGGGAATCGATTTCAGTTTTGCCCCGGTGCTGGATGCGGACGATCGCCATTGCCGCATCGTCGGCGATCGCAGTTTTTGCCCCGACCCCGCCGGGGTCACGGAGCGGGTGCGGCCGTTTGTCGCCGGTATGCACGAGGCCGGCATGGCCACCACCGGCAAGCACTTTCCCGGCCACGGACATGTGCTCGAGGACAGCCACGAGGAGCTGCCGGAAGACGAGCGCTCGCTGGATGAGGTTATGGCCAGCGACGCGCTGCCGTTTACCGAGATGATCGGCGCCGGTGAGCTGGACGCAGTGATGCCGGCGCATATTCGCTTCGTCCATGTGGACAGCCAGCCGGTGGGTTTTTCACCGTTTTGGCTGCAGTGGATTCTGCGTGAACAACTGGGTTTCGACGGTGTCATCTTCAGTGATGACCTGTCGATGGAGGGGGCTGGCGCCGCTGGTGGTTATGCCGCGCGGATCCGCGCGGCGCTCGATGCCGGTTGCGATATGGGTCTGGTCTGCAACAATCGCGCCGGTGCCCTGGAAGCGCTGGCGGAGCTGGAGGGCATGCAGCCGTCGGCAGAATCGGCACGGCGCCTGCAGCGCATGCGAGGCCACGCGGGAATTGCCAGCTGGGCGGAACTGGAGTCCACCGAGCGCTGGCAGAAAACGCGCGCCTGGCTGGCCAGCTGGATGTAG
- a CDS encoding mechanosensitive ion channel family protein, protein MESVKVFLLSWVGDNRWWILAVFLIVLASALSAWLLARFVQRLARRAERTMNPWDDALVGAMMPPGAALIWLLGLSLAASRAGHATGAEIFSLAESVREIGLILVITWFAWRFSRNVEHNLRDPRYMGKPMDATTVRAMGKLVRASIVITAAMVIMQFLGYSISGVLAFGGIGGLAVGFAAKDLLANFFGGLMIYLDRPFAVGDWVRSPDKEIEGTVEDIGWRLTRIRTFDKRPLYIPNGIFAQIAVENPSRMLNRRIYETIGIRYQDAPLVGPIVADVKAMLQQHPEIDTNQTLIVNFNSFAPSSLDFFVYTFTRTTDWVRYHEIKQDVLLRILQIVEGYGASCAFPTSTLHIAELPGANSPG, encoded by the coding sequence GTGGAGTCCGTTAAGGTGTTTTTGCTGTCCTGGGTGGGGGACAACCGCTGGTGGATACTGGCGGTCTTTCTGATTGTATTGGCCTCGGCGCTGAGTGCCTGGTTGCTGGCACGCTTTGTACAGCGCCTGGCGCGGCGCGCCGAGCGCACCATGAATCCCTGGGACGATGCGCTGGTCGGCGCGATGATGCCGCCCGGCGCGGCGCTGATCTGGCTGCTCGGGCTGAGCCTGGCCGCCAGCCGCGCCGGCCATGCCACCGGTGCGGAGATCTTCTCGCTGGCCGAATCGGTGCGGGAAATTGGCCTGATCCTCGTCATCACCTGGTTTGCCTGGCGCTTTTCCCGCAACGTGGAGCACAACCTGCGGGACCCGCGCTACATGGGCAAGCCCATGGATGCCACCACCGTGCGGGCCATGGGCAAGCTGGTGCGGGCATCGATCGTTATCACTGCGGCGATGGTGATCATGCAGTTCCTCGGTTACAGCATCAGCGGCGTGCTGGCGTTCGGGGGGATCGGCGGCCTCGCCGTGGGCTTTGCGGCCAAGGACCTGCTGGCCAACTTTTTCGGCGGTCTGATGATTTACCTGGATCGCCCCTTCGCTGTGGGCGACTGGGTGCGCTCGCCGGATAAGGAGATCGAGGGTACGGTAGAGGATATCGGCTGGCGCCTGACCCGCATCCGTACGTTCGACAAGCGCCCGTTGTACATTCCCAATGGCATCTTCGCGCAGATTGCGGTGGAGAATCCGTCGCGCATGCTGAACCGGCGCATCTACGAGACCATCGGCATCCGCTATCAGGATGCACCACTGGTGGGTCCCATCGTGGCTGACGTCAAGGCGATGCTGCAGCAGCACCCGGAAATCGATACCAACCAGACGCTGATAGTCAATTTCAACAGCTTCGCGCCGTCATCGCTGGATTTCTTTGTCTACACCTTCACCAGGACCACAGACTGGGTGCGCTACCACGAAATCAAGCAGGATGTTCTGCTGCGCATACTGCAGATTGTCGAGGGGTACGGTGCTTCCTGTGCCTTCCCGACCTCCACATTGCATATCGCCGAGCTGCCCGGGGCAAATAGTCCGGGATAG
- a CDS encoding cold shock domain-containing protein, whose translation MSDRVTGTVKWFNNARGYGFITCGEGTEDIFVHYRSIRGEGYKTLNEGQSVEFEMQQGDKGLLAEDVVPCE comes from the coding sequence ATGAGTGATCGCGTTACAGGTACAGTGAAGTGGTTTAATAACGCCCGTGGTTATGGCTTCATCACCTGTGGAGAAGGAACTGAAGATATTTTCGTGCACTATCGCAGCATTCGCGGCGAGGGTTACAAAACCCTCAACGAAGGCCAGTCGGTAGAATTTGAAATGCAGCAAGGGGACAAGGGACTGTTGGCGGAAGACGTGGTTCCCTGCGAGTAA